From the Thermoanaerobaculia bacterium genome, one window contains:
- a CDS encoding class D sortase, whose translation MPGSTNAGDAPSGGPVPRALPRLLRWIQTGTLGAGVALLVFFAGAMLDRSVARGRQLSAFEAARDAAPDPAGPGATDQSLWSEGRIAKYRESLSLDFAPPLAVLRIPRLGLEVPVLPGIDELTLNRAVGAIPGTAAPGESGNVGIAGHRDGYFRGLKDLESGDRLELETLDGIQEFRVTSIRIVDPSEVHVLAPTPRQVVTLVTCYPFYFVGKAPRRYIVQAEAQPSAGASEARQNR comes from the coding sequence ATGCCGGGCAGCACCAACGCTGGCGACGCCCCTTCCGGAGGCCCTGTCCCCCGCGCGCTGCCGCGTCTCCTCCGCTGGATCCAGACCGGCACACTCGGCGCCGGCGTCGCCCTGCTGGTCTTTTTCGCCGGTGCCATGCTCGACCGATCGGTCGCCCGCGGCAGGCAGCTTTCGGCTTTCGAGGCGGCACGCGACGCGGCGCCCGACCCGGCGGGCCCCGGGGCCACCGACCAGAGCCTCTGGTCCGAGGGTCGGATCGCCAAGTATCGGGAGAGCCTGAGTCTCGACTTCGCACCCCCGCTCGCGGTGCTCCGGATTCCGCGGCTCGGTCTCGAGGTTCCCGTGCTCCCCGGCATCGACGAGCTCACTCTCAACCGCGCCGTCGGCGCCATTCCCGGTACCGCCGCCCCGGGAGAGTCGGGCAACGTCGGCATCGCCGGGCATCGCGACGGCTACTTCCGCGGCCTCAAGGACCTCGAGTCGGGCGACCGCCTCGAGCTCGAGACCCTCGACGGAATCCAGGAGTTCCGGGTGACCTCGATCCGGATCGTCGATCCGTCCGAGGTCCACGTGCTCGCTCCGACGCCCCGGCAGGTCGTCACGCTCGTCACCTGCTATCCGTTCTATTTCGTCGGGAAAGCCCCCCGGCGCTACATTGTTCAGGCTGAAGCCCAGCCTTCGGCCGGAGCCAGCGAAGCGCGCCAGAACCGATGA
- a CDS encoding LPXTG cell wall anchor domain-containing protein encodes MFKNTKLTAMMVALAVLLVPVSAALAQEVKVTEEATLEVLKVIGKQAGSAGHTIVIQNLKTKEFHKYSEVPDNVVLMVNGKPAKISDLKKGMKFQAIRMESVQPTTVTQAEVDAIPEPAPAPAPAAAPAPTPAPAPAPAPTPAAAELPSTASNLPLVGLSGLAFLLVGAVVAGIRRRQN; translated from the coding sequence ATGTTCAAGAACACGAAGCTCACGGCGATGATGGTGGCTCTGGCGGTGCTGTTGGTACCGGTCTCGGCCGCACTGGCGCAGGAAGTCAAGGTGACCGAGGAGGCGACCCTCGAAGTCCTCAAGGTAATCGGCAAGCAGGCTGGAAGTGCCGGCCACACGATCGTCATCCAGAACCTCAAGACCAAGGAGTTCCACAAGTACAGCGAGGTTCCGGACAACGTCGTCCTTATGGTGAACGGCAAGCCGGCGAAGATCTCGGATCTCAAGAAGGGCATGAAGTTCCAGGCCATCCGGATGGAGAGCGTCCAGCCGACCACGGTCACGCAGGCGGAAGTGGATGCCATTCCGGAGCCCGCCCCGGCGCCTGCCCCGGCCGCCGCTCCGGCCCCCACTCCGGCTCCGGCGCCGGCCCCGGCTCCGACTCCGGCAGCCGCCGAACTGCCGTCCACCGCTTCGAACCTGCCGCTCGTCGGTCTTTCCGGACTCGCGTTCCTGCTGGTCGGCGCGGTCGTCGCGGGAATTCGTCGCCGCCAGAACTGA
- a CDS encoding VCBS repeat-containing protein — MALLFPVATVAAPLDEMALGLRQKGLAELENEQNSAAESTFAELASRLPGDPLPHANQAIAALRQARLEEARTALLRALRLAPDRPDLVAIEAELRVASGDLEGGLERFRIAGAGAPDRPDLQFALFRNGEALGTEAGDAAMDTALARLTRLRPDNLVVLLGAGKRAVALADRAGATAAALRIRELLWDAPQGAAEALARLTAALEAGDLPRARVPMQQLANLLRPSPLFQQGVRELSSGILGIPVERFVLEPPAREFGAALPVTFVAGASVTGADPAGGASPPGTRTLLASDLDGDQRPDLARLVTGPSPSSPVAVEIRLASGGFEPRILGRAAGLVALQAADLDQDGRIDLVASGPAGAVRFRAGAAGFTAWPAAAGELPIRGSALTVLDFDLEGDLDLALAGAGASAGELWRSAAPDALVAVGSQVLPRMALGGVRRLLTSDLDRDGDPDLLAVGDAGLLWLDNLRQGRFADRTRVAKLAALGPLLDAASADFDADGRPDLVLAGPEGLRLLRNEGGTFAPWPVAGLPAGRCDAVLAFDADNDGRLDLALAGPGGVVVLGLRGPLAAPRFELLPVTGSSGARTALASADLDGDGDLDLVAVGPTGLARFENRGGNGNHWLAVRLRGLEQGNGKNDRLGYGATVELRRGAAYQFREVDDEVTHLGLGSRPSADTLRIVWSNGVPQNRLAPRGDQRIVEEQVLKGSCPFLYAWTGERFEFVTDLLWNSPLGLPVAPGIWAAPDPGELVRVDGLVEDGGLYRLRLTEELWEAALFDAVRLWVVDAPEDLELASNLRVVPGAPPQPEVVLASRALRAPAAAWDGTGAPVTARIALRDDIYASGYPTGPLQGMASSWTFTFELDEAPAAPIRLHLDGWVFPSDASLNLAVAQRSDLPYLAPRLEVETADGWDLLVADFGLPPGKTKTMVVDTPPLPAGARRLRIVSSLWLAWDRIAWTTQRADAEATTVARLQPANAALRYRGFSALYRHAPNAPHAYDYDSVAATSPWLPFPGRYTRYGEVGELLTAADDRSAILAPGDELALDFDGIHLPPLASGLRRTFFLESQGWDKDADRNTFAGERLEPLPFRAMSGYPWRDDEHYPETPELARYREEWLTREIVDGSVGRDDPEE, encoded by the coding sequence GTGGCGCTTCTCTTCCCAGTTGCCACCGTCGCGGCGCCGCTCGACGAAATGGCCCTGGGCCTCCGCCAGAAGGGGCTCGCCGAGCTCGAGAACGAACAGAACTCGGCGGCGGAATCGACGTTTGCCGAGCTCGCCAGCAGACTTCCGGGCGACCCCCTGCCGCACGCCAACCAGGCGATCGCCGCCCTGCGCCAGGCCCGGCTCGAGGAAGCGCGGACGGCGCTCCTGCGCGCCCTCCGTCTCGCCCCCGACCGCCCCGATCTCGTGGCCATCGAGGCCGAGCTCAGGGTCGCCTCCGGAGACCTCGAAGGCGGCCTCGAGCGCTTCCGTATCGCAGGCGCGGGCGCCCCCGACCGTCCCGACCTGCAGTTCGCCCTCTTTCGAAACGGTGAGGCTCTGGGCACCGAGGCGGGCGACGCGGCCATGGACACGGCACTCGCCCGCCTCACCCGCCTGCGCCCCGACAACCTGGTCGTGCTGCTCGGCGCCGGCAAGAGGGCGGTGGCGCTAGCGGATCGAGCCGGCGCCACGGCTGCGGCGCTGCGCATTCGTGAGCTACTGTGGGACGCCCCACAGGGCGCGGCCGAGGCGCTCGCGCGACTGACCGCGGCGCTCGAGGCGGGCGACCTGCCGCGCGCGCGGGTGCCGATGCAACAGCTCGCGAACCTGCTGCGCCCGAGTCCGCTCTTTCAGCAAGGGGTCCGCGAGCTTTCGAGCGGCATCCTGGGAATCCCGGTCGAGCGCTTCGTACTCGAGCCGCCGGCGCGCGAGTTCGGCGCGGCGCTCCCGGTGACCTTCGTCGCCGGCGCGAGCGTCACGGGTGCGGACCCGGCGGGCGGCGCCTCGCCGCCCGGCACGCGGACGCTTCTGGCGAGCGACCTCGACGGCGACCAGCGGCCGGATCTCGCGCGACTCGTCACCGGCCCGTCGCCTTCGAGCCCCGTCGCCGTCGAGATCCGGCTCGCCTCGGGCGGCTTCGAGCCACGGATTCTCGGCCGGGCGGCCGGGCTCGTCGCGCTGCAGGCGGCCGACCTCGATCAGGACGGCAGGATCGACCTCGTCGCCTCGGGCCCCGCCGGTGCCGTCCGCTTCCGCGCCGGGGCCGCGGGTTTCACCGCCTGGCCGGCCGCCGCCGGCGAGCTCCCGATTCGCGGCAGCGCGCTCACGGTGCTCGACTTCGACCTCGAAGGAGACCTCGATCTGGCGCTCGCCGGTGCCGGTGCGTCTGCCGGCGAGCTCTGGCGCTCGGCGGCCCCCGATGCTCTCGTCGCAGTGGGATCGCAGGTGCTGCCGCGCATGGCCCTCGGCGGAGTGCGGCGCCTGTTGACGAGCGACCTCGACCGCGACGGCGACCCCGATCTCCTGGCCGTAGGCGACGCGGGCCTCCTCTGGCTCGACAATCTCCGCCAGGGACGCTTCGCCGATCGCACTCGGGTCGCGAAGCTCGCCGCGCTCGGGCCGCTCCTCGACGCGGCGAGCGCCGATTTCGATGCCGACGGGCGGCCCGACCTGGTGCTCGCCGGACCGGAGGGTCTGCGTCTTCTCCGCAACGAGGGCGGCACCTTCGCTCCCTGGCCGGTCGCCGGACTGCCGGCAGGGCGCTGCGATGCCGTGCTCGCCTTCGACGCCGACAACGACGGCCGTCTCGATCTGGCGCTCGCCGGACCCGGCGGGGTCGTCGTCCTGGGCCTGCGCGGACCGCTCGCGGCACCGCGCTTCGAGCTCCTCCCGGTGACCGGCAGTTCCGGGGCCCGCACGGCGCTCGCCAGCGCCGATCTCGACGGCGACGGCGATCTCGATCTCGTGGCGGTCGGCCCCACCGGGCTCGCGCGCTTCGAGAACCGCGGCGGAAACGGCAATCACTGGCTGGCGGTCCGCCTGCGCGGCCTCGAACAGGGCAACGGCAAGAACGACCGGCTCGGCTACGGTGCCACGGTCGAGCTGCGGCGCGGCGCGGCCTATCAGTTCCGCGAAGTCGACGACGAGGTCACCCACTTGGGGCTAGGCTCGCGCCCCTCGGCCGACACCTTGCGCATCGTCTGGTCGAACGGCGTGCCGCAGAATCGGCTGGCACCCCGCGGCGACCAGCGGATCGTCGAGGAGCAGGTTCTCAAGGGGAGCTGTCCGTTCCTCTACGCCTGGACCGGCGAGCGCTTCGAGTTCGTCACCGACCTGCTCTGGAACTCACCCCTGGGGCTGCCGGTCGCTCCCGGCATCTGGGCAGCTCCCGATCCCGGCGAGCTCGTGCGGGTCGACGGGCTCGTGGAGGACGGCGGGCTCTACCGGCTGCGCCTGACCGAGGAGCTCTGGGAGGCGGCACTCTTCGACGCCGTCCGCCTCTGGGTCGTCGACGCTCCGGAGGATCTCGAGCTGGCGAGCAATCTCCGCGTCGTGCCCGGCGCCCCGCCGCAGCCGGAGGTCGTCCTGGCCAGCCGCGCCCTGCGCGCACCGGCCGCCGCCTGGGATGGTACCGGCGCCCCAGTGACCGCGCGCATCGCGCTGCGCGACGATATCTACGCCTCCGGCTATCCGACAGGCCCACTGCAGGGTATGGCCTCCTCCTGGACCTTCACCTTCGAGCTCGACGAAGCGCCGGCGGCACCGATCCGTCTGCACCTCGACGGCTGGGTCTTTCCGTCGGACGCGAGCCTCAACCTGGCGGTGGCCCAGCGCAGCGATCTGCCCTACCTTGCGCCACGCCTCGAGGTCGAGACGGCAGACGGCTGGGATCTCCTCGTCGCCGATTTCGGTCTGCCACCCGGAAAAACCAAGACCATGGTCGTGGACACGCCGCCGCTCCCCGCCGGAGCGCGCCGGCTGCGCATCGTCTCTTCACTCTGGCTCGCCTGGGACAGGATCGCCTGGACGACACAGAGGGCCGATGCCGAGGCCACCACGGTTGCGAGGCTGCAGCCGGCGAACGCCGCGTTGCGCTATCGCGGCTTCTCCGCGCTCTACCGGCACGCACCAAACGCGCCGCACGCCTACGACTATGACTCTGTCGCTGCCACTTCTCCCTGGCTGCCCTTTCCGGGCCGCTACACCCGGTACGGTGAGGTCGGCGAGCTTCTGACGGCGGCCGACGACCGCAGCGCGATCCTCGCGCCGGGCGACGAGTTGGCGCTCGACTTCGACGGCATACACCTGCCGCCGCTTGCCTCGGGCCTCCGGCGCACTTTCTTTCTCGAGAGCCAGGGCTGGGACAAGGATGCCGATCGCAACACCTTCGCGGGAGAGCGGCTCGAACCGCTCCCGTTCCGCGCCATGAGCGGCTACCCATGGCGGGACGACGAGCACTATCCGGAGACTCCCGAGCTCGCGCGCTATCGCGAGGAGTGGTTGACCCGCGAGATCGTGGACGGTTCCGTCGGCCGCGACGACCCGGAGGAGTGA
- a CDS encoding CRTAC1 family protein, whose amino-acid sequence MSAPDGRDPLAPPPDDELAPTDDAVIGRAVRRSLLALFLIAAGAAAVFLVGECRPRKTAVREVAAEAPRATAAMPSAGAPQTLAFSDQTVGAGIDFVHSTGATGEKLLPESMGGGVAAFDADGDGDSDLLFVDSGRWPWSGGPGAALRLFRNDCRAGTWRFVDVTAESGLGRVKLYGMGVAVGDVDGDARPDLLVTAVGENRLLRNISEGGALRFVEMPRSGVAGASSDWHSCATFFDLERDGDLDLFVCRYVRWSRGIDLDVDFRLTGVGRAYGPPTSYEGAHSALFENDGTGHFIDISGAAGLEVANPATGRPVGKALGVLAQDVDGDGWIDLVVANDTTANFYFRNLGDRRFEEVGTAAGLAFDRMGAATGAMGLDLGAFRDPGELAIAIGNFANEMTSFYVSQGDGLLWADEAIAAGIGAASRRALTFGILFSDLDLDGRLDLVAANGHLEGAIALVDPSQTYLQSAQLFWNAGPEARQTFALLPATAIGELARPIAGRGIATADFDGDGDSDLVLTQVGGPPLLLRNDQTTGHHWLKVRLADPHGNRLGIGAVVELKADGRTQRRTVTATRGYLSQSEIVASFGLGDATGVEGITVRWPDGALQEVEASRLSAVDTTIVVERIR is encoded by the coding sequence ATGAGCGCGCCGGACGGACGCGATCCGCTCGCACCGCCACCCGACGACGAGCTCGCGCCGACCGACGACGCGGTCATCGGGCGCGCAGTTCGCCGGTCGCTGCTCGCTCTCTTCCTCATCGCCGCCGGCGCGGCTGCGGTTTTCCTCGTCGGCGAATGCCGGCCGCGCAAGACCGCGGTGCGGGAGGTCGCCGCCGAGGCGCCGCGCGCCACCGCTGCGATGCCTTCGGCGGGCGCGCCGCAGACACTCGCCTTCTCCGATCAGACCGTCGGGGCGGGGATCGATTTCGTGCACTCGACCGGTGCGACCGGCGAGAAGCTCCTGCCCGAATCGATGGGCGGCGGTGTCGCGGCGTTCGACGCCGACGGCGATGGCGACAGCGACCTGCTGTTCGTCGACTCCGGGAGATGGCCGTGGAGCGGTGGGCCCGGAGCTGCGCTGCGCCTCTTCCGCAACGACTGCCGGGCCGGCACCTGGCGGTTCGTCGATGTCACGGCCGAGTCCGGCCTGGGGCGGGTGAAGCTCTACGGCATGGGGGTGGCGGTGGGCGACGTCGACGGCGATGCCCGGCCGGACCTCCTGGTGACAGCGGTGGGCGAGAACCGCCTGTTGCGCAACATCTCGGAAGGAGGGGCGCTGCGCTTCGTCGAGATGCCACGCTCCGGCGTCGCGGGCGCGAGCTCCGACTGGCACAGCTGTGCGACGTTCTTCGATCTCGAGCGCGACGGCGACCTCGATCTCTTCGTCTGCCGCTACGTGCGCTGGTCGCGCGGGATCGACCTCGACGTCGACTTCCGTCTCACCGGAGTCGGCCGGGCCTACGGTCCGCCGACGAGCTACGAGGGGGCCCACTCGGCGCTCTTCGAGAACGACGGGACAGGTCATTTCATCGACATCTCGGGAGCGGCGGGCCTCGAGGTCGCCAACCCGGCGACCGGGCGGCCGGTCGGGAAGGCTCTCGGAGTCCTGGCGCAGGATGTCGATGGCGACGGTTGGATCGACCTCGTCGTCGCCAACGACACCACCGCGAACTTCTACTTCCGCAACCTCGGCGATCGCAGGTTCGAAGAGGTCGGGACGGCCGCCGGTCTCGCCTTCGACCGCATGGGAGCGGCGACCGGTGCCATGGGGCTCGACCTCGGCGCCTTTCGCGATCCCGGCGAGCTGGCGATCGCGATCGGCAACTTCGCCAACGAAATGACCTCGTTCTACGTCAGCCAGGGTGACGGCCTGCTCTGGGCCGACGAGGCGATAGCCGCCGGCATCGGCGCTGCGTCGCGCCGGGCGCTCACTTTCGGAATTCTGTTCTCCGACCTCGACCTCGACGGGCGACTCGATCTCGTCGCTGCGAACGGGCACCTCGAAGGGGCTATCGCGCTCGTCGATCCGAGCCAGACCTACCTGCAGTCGGCGCAGCTCTTCTGGAACGCCGGCCCGGAGGCGCGCCAGACTTTCGCGCTTCTCCCCGCGACAGCGATTGGGGAGCTCGCCCGGCCGATCGCGGGGCGGGGGATCGCGACGGCCGACTTCGACGGCGACGGCGATTCCGACCTCGTTCTGACGCAGGTCGGCGGCCCGCCGCTGCTGCTGCGCAACGATCAGACGACGGGACATCACTGGCTCAAGGTCCGGCTCGCCGACCCGCATGGCAACCGCCTCGGCATCGGCGCCGTGGTGGAGCTCAAGGCCGATGGCAGGACCCAACGCCGCACGGTCACGGCGACTCGCGGCTACCTCTCGCAGAGCGAGATCGTTGCGTCCTTCGGGCTGGGCGATGCGACCGGTGTCGAGGGGATTACCGTCCGTTGGCCCGACGGAGCGCTGCAGGAGGTCGAAGCGTCGCGCCTCTCCGCCGTCGACACGACCATCGTCGTCGAACGCATCCGCTAG